A window from Cryptomeria japonica chromosome 1, Sugi_1.0, whole genome shotgun sequence encodes these proteins:
- the LOC131026837 gene encoding molybdenum cofactor sulfurase, which produces MKGPSEGSPSKHRSEKLKLSGFGFLTEAKKVPAVDCGGMGSSDNSPKSVLGDAVSKLDRRPEVVERSSNSLIVAPKRCIIPPHIVAEAMSSLHGLDLRWSGPITPSEMKYVEQYVLARYPDQYEGWVVENSHNLSMPTTPSSDDGSMSDDRRKSPRNPRDLSPSFGNNLPDLGKTQLEPSRLLDILTKKASFPESSISIPEIHARNRVLRHCGLTDNDYMVVFTPGHKEALMLVGESYPFFRGNFYMTVLEEDVDCIREFATYKDAKAIPTPASWLNLRIAGSMLSQYFRRKCKHTPKGLFAYPAEAKGIRYSLHWVSEAHRSSWHVLLDATELTVGEDQLNLTLHKPDYVLCTLNKTFGHPTKITCLLVRRKSFDTSPQFT; this is translated from the exons ATGAAAGGACCGTCTGAAG GTTCTCCATCTAAGCACAGATCAGAAAAACTGAAACTTTCAGGATTCGGCTTCCTTACTGAAGCCAAAAAGGTTCCTGCAGTGGATTGTGGAGGGATGGGATCTTCAGATAATTCTCCGAAATCTGTTCTTGGTGATGCAGTCTCTAAG TTGGATCGGAGACCAGAGGTGGTGGAAAGATCAAGCAACAGCCTGATTGTAGCT CCAAAGAGATGTATAATACCACCACACATCGTTGCAGAGGCTATGTCTTCCTTGCATGGATTGGACTTGAGGTGGTCTGGTCCTATCACTCCATCAGAAATGAAGTATGTGGAGCAGTATGTATTGGCTCGCTACCCAGATCAATATGAAGGATGGGTTGTTGAAAATAGCCATAATCTTTCCATGCCAACAACACCCAGTTCAGATGATGGATCCATGTCTGATGACAGGCGCAAATCCCCCAGAAATCCTAGGGACCTTTCTCCTTCCTTTGGAAATAATCTCCCTGATCTGGGCAAAACCCAACTGGAGCCTTCAAGGCTCCTGGACATACTCACAAAGAAGGCCTCCTTCCCTGAAAGCTCCATATCAATACCAGAGATTCATGCCAGAAACAGAGTTCTCAGGCACTGTGGATTGACAGATAATGATTATATGGTGGTCTTTACACCAGGTCACAAAGAAGCCCTTATGTTAGTAGGGGAGAGCTACCCTTTTTTCAGGGGTAATTTCTACATGACTGTTTTAGAAGAGGATGTAGATTGCATCCGTGAATTTGCAACCTATAAGGATGCCAAGGCTATTCCTACTCCTGCAAGCTGGTTGAATCTGAGGATAGCAGGCTCTATGCTTAGCCAGTATTTCAGGAGAAAATGCAAACATACACCCAAGGGATTGTTTGCTTATCCTGCAGAAGCTAAAGGGATTAGGTATTCCTTGCACTGGGTTTCAGAAGCCCACAGAAGTAGTTGGCATGTGCTCTTGGATGCAACAGAGCTTACAGTGGGAGAAGACCAATTGAATCTCACTTTACACAAGCCAGATTATGTGCTTTGCACTCTGAACAAAACTTTTGGACATCCTACCAAAATAACCTGCCTGTTAGTTCGGAGGAAGTCATTTGATACTTCTCCACAATTTACTTAA